Genomic DNA from Oryza sativa Japonica Group chromosome 5, ASM3414082v1:
ATTTATTGTCAGGTGCTAGCCTGGCTTGTGCTTTCACTGCTTTGTAGTTTCTTGTGACATTTCATTGACCAGTGCCTTTTTTTTTCGCACCTGCTAAtttctgatattttttttccactagGCGCATGCAATGTCAAATGATGGGCTTGGGCCGCCTTTTCTATTGGATCAATGCTGTGTGGTCTATGCAATTCAGGTAATGTACTGCATAATATTTTCCTGTTGGACTCGATAGTTTTGATGAATTATAATTCACATGTGAAACATACTGCTTGGCATTTTCGTTGGGTGGACCTTTTGAACTTAACTGCATCTTAATGTTGTATAGAATAAAGTTTGGATACTGTGATGGTGTTTATAGACAATATTTCTTTATCTCAGTTTGAAGAAAATTGGGGGTGGGGGGAACGATTTCAACCACTAGAGGCCTAAAGAACACAAAAACCAAACAAATGGAGCATGGGATGAAAAATACAAAACAGCACGTATTATGGATTCAAGCAATACAGGGGGAGGGAGGCATGTctccaaaaaaaattgatgtgctaTTTCAATCTTAAAGTACGTATTCCTTCCGTCCTAAAAAAGACTCAACCTAGATTCGTACAAATTTTAAAGTAggttgagctttttttttttttttgactgaagaAGTACTCTTTAGGGTCAGTACTTTAAAATTTGTCTAATTCAGACAAGTTAGAAGCGATCGAAGGAAgagtgaaaaaatatatatacatacccgATGGATTGGACGAAGGCGATGACGGTGACGTACCAGAAATCCTGCTTCTTGACGAGGGTGGAGAATCCACCGAGCAGAACGACGGTCGCCCAGATAGTGGCCAGTGTGCCGAGGCCATTCATCACCCTGTACACGAAAGCAGTGCAGAGTAGGAAGATGTTGAACTTCTCTTCCGGCAGCGGGCTCTCCTTCCTCGACCTCCTCTTCTCATCACCATCCAAAGCAGATGTTGATTCATCCATGGTGTAATTTCTTTCAATTACCCTAGCAGGCTACACACTACACGACTGTGTCAGCTGATAGCAAtctactactatatatataggggCCAATCTCTTTGGTACGTACCATCGGAAGAAAAAAAGCCATCGAATGTgctatactcccttcgtcttattttaaacgtcggacacggaaacccacaaTTGCATTTAAAatgtgatggagggagtaccggTTATTGATATGGAGGCTCGGCTATGCTCCACGTGTCATTCTCATGCATAATAGTATTTTGTATTTTTTGTATTTAAAATTTGTACCACGATATAAAATTTTTGGAGCATTGATATCAATGTACGAAAAACTATATATCTTTGGCCAATGAGTTGCTTGGAAGGAAATCTAAACGATTTAAAACTTGATCACCGAAGTGACTAAGAGAAAATCTTTAATCTctatcttaattttttttccggCAAGCTGCATGCCCAGTAGATCTTTTGTTCCTCGCAAGCTATTTAGAATAGTACCTCGGACTGTAAGCAAGCAAGGTGCCGTTAAGGAGacaatctttttcttttcctttttaagaGAAAAGGCCTGGAGCCCTGCTTTTAAGAAAGCACAACCCAGCCTCATTAATAACTAATCTTCAACGAGAAAAGAAATAACCAAAGGCGTTTGCTAACTTTAAGGCTCCATAAGCCTTGCATGCTTTGCTTCTTATTCCACCGTGAATTATATACAGATGCCTCGAACAACATTTTTATTTAACTTTAAAAAATGTTATGGACAGATTTACCAAGGCCCCCATCCGACCGAACAACAATAACCATTCCAGTCAAATATTATTTGTGTGATTCTTTTTATCTCCTAAAATTGGCCGGTCGTTTCGGTCATAACCGTACGTAGGTCGACTGAACCAAAATGTCCATAACGGCATATACTCCTCCAGTTTGATAACAATTATTGTTTTGGATAAAGATGCACTCTTCAAAAAATAACTTTAACCACTATTTTCTACTATATGATTGGTACGCTCAAACATTTTTCTTAATACTAACCTATACATATGATCTCCATATTTCTAAGACAAGTATTTTTAGAAATTACTAGGAGGATACCCATGCGTTACAACGGAAAAACTAAAATAACAGTTATTAGATCATCAGGATACAAGCCCAACTAAAAACTTTTCTTCACTTAGAggtaaaaaaaagatttcaaacaaaatgataaaattttaGTAATAATTAGTAGGGAAAGAATACATTACGCATTCCCGGTTTCACCATCGGAAGAAGGGAACATTTTTGCCTTTGGCtttaaagagaagaaaataattgcccctaaaatttctatgaaatTGAGAAAAATGCTACCCTTTGTGTTCTTTTGGGACCGTGCACCGTGCAAATTCCTATGCAGACAAAATTGTTAACGCAATTTGAATATCTATTTATCTCAATTGCATCATACACAACATGGCAAAAGATAATGTCTACCTGCAACATTACAATCTTGCCATAGTAGTAACAGAAAAAATATACAAAGATCAAATAAGTAGGAGGAACAGAAAATTCGGTTATTTTGGGCTGCATCAGCAGTAATCATACAGAAGTATAATGCCAGAGTCTCATGTTCAGATTTTTCTTACTGATAACTCCAAATCTTCTGGCCTGCATGTTCTGTCAATCCTATGTGGGTGATCTATTGCGCAATGCATTCTAGTCCCTAATATGAGACTAGATTTCAAGAGTGCACtcaattatgaaaaaaaaaaactaaatcgtGAATGTCAATCTCACGGATATCTCCAAAATTGTAGGGCTCTTTTaaaaaacacgaatattagggaataaactagtatcaaataattagaaggggtacCCAGGTCATCTACCCTACCACCTTGTAAAGCTAGCCGGAAGATCCCTGGATGTTTCTGACTGTGGGCTCTTTTAAGAACCAAAGACATCCAGCAGAGGTATTGTGAAATAGTGATGTGAAATTCAATAGGCGGACACCGATCTTCTTCCTCGATTGGCACAGCCGCTCAAGTGCATATGCCTGTGTTAGCTGCTCCGATGAGGAAGTAGTAACTGCAACTTATGTCAAAGAAGAAATACCATGAATATATacccaaaaaaaacttaattatgTGATTGAAAAAAATGTATTGATGTATGTTACAGTATTTAAGTTCATTCCAAAAACAATATTCATCACTGTattatacattttttaaaaaacaaatgctTCTAtgatgtactcccttcgtccctaaatatttgaagccgttgacttttttaaacatgttgtgaaatatgtaaaactatatgtatacataaaagtatatttaacaataaatcaaatgataggaaaagaattaataattacttaaattttttgaataagacgaacagtcaaacatgtttaaaatagTCAACGTcgtaaatatttagggacagagggagtagttattgAAATCAACCTCAAAGGCATCATCCTTGTTATAGTCGCATATTTGCTTTTATCATCTTTACCACTTGATTAGCAAATTTATCTCAGGATCTTGCTGCAACATTTCAGAATAATTCATAGCAAAGGATTCTTGTAGGACGAATTCCATAGGATGACTCAGTAAACAATGCTTCACACCGAGGTTATAATGGGAAACGAGATATAAATCATTGTTAATTGTCGTTAACTCATTATTCCTGGAAAAGACTGAATTGGTATGACAAGCAGGAACCATTGATAcccaaaagtaaaaaaaagaaaaaaaaaaggtgtaccACCTCACCTTCAATTACTAGGTATTAAGTGATCAGATCCCAGATTTAACTAAATGAAGCACAAGGATGCTTTTAGGTACAGGTAATTCATAGACACAATACCTTCAAATATTGCAAGGAGCAACAGCAGGTTGAACAGCTTTCTCCTAGTTGAAAGTCCAAATCTCAACCTTTCTGTGCCAGGCCCTCTTCGCGAGAACCAGATGGGCCTAGTTGGGCCGAGTGTACAGCTTCTCCATTGTGTCGATGAATTTATATTTGCTTGTTTGTGGATTGACTTGTATCATTACAATCTATATAGCTTCTCAAATTTTGTGGAATTTGTATACAACTATTTGAACCTCGTACATACTAGGTGCTTCGTCGGTACTTAAGGTGTACAAAACTCTCTTGCTTCGTGGACCCATGTCTGAACTATTATGGGCCAATTGGCGATCCGAATTCCTTGTGGTCCTAAATGGGCCAGGCCCACTTAAGGATGGATTAGTTGGGCCGCGTGTACAGCTTCTCCATCTCCGACGCGAACCGCTccattgccggcggcggcagcgacaccAGCGCGCCCACCGcgctctccccgccgccgccgccgttcttgaCGGAGACGAGGAAGGCCAGCCCGAACACCacgtcggcgccgcctccgtacGCCGGCTCGCCCCACCCCAAGTCCAGCCGGTGGAACCCGGCGTGCCGGTGGTCCGACACGACGAACACGTTCGACAGCGCCAGCAGCGGCCGCCCGCGCAGGACGAGCACGTCGGCGGCGGACCGCGCGtactccgccgtcaccgccgccttcgcctcccGCACCATCTCCGCCGCGTCGCCCAGCGACCCGCGCCGCAGCAGCGCCTCGCCGGTGGTGATCGCCGTCGGGGCGACGCACGCGTTGCCGTAGTAGCCGCCGGGGAGGTTCAGCTCGGCGACGCCCCTGAGGTTCGCGATCACCACCAGGCGCGCGTCCTCGCCGTCGGGGAGCTCCAGCGCCGCCGTGCGGGCTCTCCAGAGGAACGCCGTGAGCGCCTCGAACGTCGTCGCCGTGCCGCGGAGGCGCGGTGGGAGGCCTTCCCTGAtcgcggcgacgtcggcggccgTGAAGGTGAAGGTGCGTGTCACGAGgtcgccgggcggcggcggcggcggcacgacgtCGAACTCGCGGTGAGGAAACGACGGCGCCGGTGGGCTACGCGCGTCGAGGAGCTCGCGGCACCATGCAGGCCGCACCGTCGGGGCGGGGAGCCCGCGggcgagctcgccgacggcgagcaGGAACTGCGCGGCGCCGATGGCGTCGCACATGGTGTGGTTGACGCGGACCGCGAGGACGAAGCCGCCGCAGAGCAGCCGGGTCACCTGCACGAGCAGCAACGGCGAGccgagcacgccgccgccggagccctcGACGTCGAGCAGCAGCTGGTCCAtggacgggaacggcggcctcagctcaccgccgccgtcaccgtcctcctccagctcctccagccgcacgtcggcgtcggcctcgaCGAACAGCACGCCCTCGCCGGTGCAGTCGACGACAAGCTTccgctcctccacctcccggaCGCGCCCGGCGAGTGGGTAGTACGGCACCAGCGCCTCGCCGAGCGCGCGCCGGACGACGCCCGCCGcgtcgtgctcgccgccggcgcggtaGAAGAAAGCGAACTTGACCTGGACACGCAGCGTCTCGTGGTCGTCGAGGTCGGACAGCCGCTTGGTCTCGCGAGGTGTCGGCGCGGCGGGGCCGACGAGCTCGGGCTCTCGCCGGCGCACGGAGAAGCGAAGCTGCTGCTtctccatggccatggccagCGTTTGCAATAATATTGGTAATTAGCTACAAACAAGTAGTGATAGTACTTGCTCCAAAGTTCTGGCTctcaaatatactccctccgtctctaaataattgacgccgttgacttttttaaacatatttgacctttcgtgttatttaaaaaaattaagtaattattaatttttttctatcatttgattcattgttaaatatatttttatgtatatatatagttttgcatatttcacaaatttttttaataagacgaacggccaaacatatttaaaaaagtcaacggcgtttaatatttagggatggagggagtattgaattttggaataaggaGAAAGTTAGTTTTATTATCCTTCCACTCTCTGACTCTCAAATACTCCTATATTATTGGAGTATGAAAAATCAACTTTTCGCCAAACTTGTAAAAGGCTTACAAGTCAGAGCATAGAATACACCAACTTTGCACATCAATATATTGAAAAATCAACTCTAATTCTATAAACATTTTACACCGTTTAACTTGAAATCGGGTAAAATAGTACGCCTACGAAACCACACTTGCACACAGCACACACAAAATTTCTACGGAAAACGCATCTTCATGCACGTAATTATTATGCGTAGTAATTTCACCACCATATTCTTCCTCATATGCATAAGGATATGTTCTTTCTAGATTATGGATGGTTATGAGTTTGTGGTCATTATTGAAGGAAACTAACGAATAAATCAACTGTGTCGAGATCGATCATCAATCGGTATACTCAATTCGAGGGTCATTAAAAAAAGGCAAAGTATGCTTTGACATTTCGAAATAACCAGTAAGTAGTGTACTTCGTGAGTGGATCTAACATGGGTGCGGAGGGAGCTAAGGTGTGTTCTTTTGGAGGGGTCCCTatggagaagaagagagatgAGAAGTTGTCTAAGTGGAAGAAGaggggggagaaagaagagTAGGGGGGATGAAGGGGAAAGAAGaagatccccccccccccaacccatCTTTTTAGCTTGATGCTTAGATCAGCTCCTGGTATCCTTCACCCAAGTTAATTGAATCGTTTGTCTAAATATACACTTGTTAAAAGGCTTCTTGAAAGTTTATTATGAAAAGTGGCATAATCATATTCATtatcaaaaaacaaaaatcactACGCGAGGCTTTACGAGTGTAAGATGGTGAAATTTTATGGTagagaaattttttttctatattttggtAGAATTCTGACAGGTGATCTAAATCCTCTGGATGTTCTGATGTATGTTTTATCTTTTCTCTATGTCTAAAGCAATACATAAAAATTTACTATATTTATTCAACCACTTTGTTTTGAGCAATCCATGTGGTTTTGTTTCTCACGGGACCCAAACAGCTTGTAACAGCTGAGATTGAAGAGATAtataaaacgaggtgagccattagcgtataattagttaagtattaactattttaattttaaaaatggattaatatgattttttaaaataactttcctatagaaaacacatcatttagtagtttgggaagcatgcgcgcggaaaacgaagtGTTTTCTCCTCAATCTCCCAGCAATGGTATAAAGAGTACATGTTTTCGTTATTCTTGTGATCTTGATAGATTACTAGAGTCAGAGATGCTTATCTCCAATATCTTGGGGAAACTGAGATGCCGGTCTTGTATTGGATAGTTGGATTGAGATGCTTTGATTAAGTATTGCATTTGAAATGTCAGTTTAGCCGGGGACGGCACATTTCTACAGGACGGACAAGGACCAGAAGAAAACTGCACGATCTGTTAGAAAAGCAGTAGCATTATTGTACTCTTCAAACGGCCAAATTTGAACATTGCAAGGTGAACTTTCAGAGGGGCAATGTAAGCTTGAGATGCTAGATGTAAATCATTTTCAGCCCTTATCTTTTATGGTTGGTTATCCACTGGATTATTGCCGTGGATGATTTGCCTCTTCCATACAGTTAAGTAGATAATTCATCAGCTTCCATCCGAGAATAATCTATTTAGAACGCAGCATAAGAAGGATGCTATTGCAAGCCTTTTAAGGGTGAGATGGAAAGTGGAAAGTTCATGCCAAAATTCCTATGAACAATTTTCATGTTAGGTAGTGGAAAACAAACTAATCCAGAGTTGGTGGAGAAACAAAACATTACAGTACAATCCAGTGAGGAAGCCTGACGCTAACAGAGGTCAGACTCctaataagttttcaaaaaaaaaaaagggggactCCTAATAgtacaacaaaaaagttcagGTGATAGTCACACAACCTGATTGGAACATATATCGGGGGCCACACATAAATTTCAGAGCAAAACGCAGAACTTTGGCTTTACCCGTGGTTTGAAGGTATTCTCTTAATCATTGCCACAAGAATTTGGTTTGAAAGGGTGCTATTATGCTCCTTACCGAGTCGCGAAACTGCAACTTTGACCATAAAAATGGAGTtctctgaaatttactctacatATATTTGTGCCACCCTGGAAAAGAGAAACCAGTGCTGGATATTGTGCTGTATGTGGTATTGCAAATTAGTTTCATCCCTCAACCAATGCAGAGACTGGATTGGTAAGCAAAGAAGAGATGGGATACTCTAGTCTGACAGCATCGTGCCTAAAACATTTGATTCCTGATGCTCGCTACTTCCATTTTCCTCAAATATGTCACAGGCATTTTCTCTTCGCATCTTCCGTTCTTCAATCACTTCTTCAATTGAGTCTGTACAGTAGAGTCCCCTAGATTGGCCCTTTGGTTTATCAGCTACAACGAATTTATTACCTTCTCGCCCTCGTTCTGGAAAGCCAGCCCAGACTGCAGAAAATCATAAAGAATCAGCCATGACAGTGAGATGCAATTGACAAATACAAAAAACTGGGTACAATCACTCCACACGCACAAAATATGGACTAGAAAATCGTAATGAAGTTCAAAGCAGTAAACTTTTCAACTAACAATAAAAGTCAAAAGTATTTCACTCAGCTGTTGTCTCAAAATATTCTGACTATGCAAAGCCTCAGCTTGCTTAAAATTTTGAGGATATGGCCCCAACTGGCAAGAAAGATAGGCCAAATAGTAGAGAAACCCAGAAAAGCATCATTGCACAAGAAGATAGTATTTTGAACTTTTGAAGTACCGGAATTACAAAACTATTCCAAATATTGAGCATCAAAGCTTCATTGCACTGAGGTTGCTTCTAGGTCAGGAAGATATATTTACAAACCAAGAACTCCGACATAATAATAAATAGTAAAGGCCAAACTACACATCGGATGATTTTTTAGATTAATACTCCCTCAGTTTCATAATGTAAAACTTtatagcattgtccacattcatataaatgttaatgaatctaggcacacatatatatctagattcattaacatctatatgaatgtgggcaatgctagaaagtcttacattataaaacggagggagtagctcaaAACTCCAGAGAAGTTCTAGTACATTAGGAAATAGAATAAAAGGGGAATATCAAATTTGATTTGAGCAACAAATAAATTCCCCAAAAGAAGATTTTGGACTAGACATATGGCATGCCTTTCTGTTACTATATCCCAAGTATTTCCAGAAAAACATGTTTGGCAGAGAGAGAATAGATTATTTAGACGAGGAACATGGAAACTTGATATTCTACAATTCTACAGAAAGGTGAGGTTAAAAGACAACAAAGGAAATTTAATGTGAGTATTTGTTATTTACATTTGTTTACATTTTGTTTGACTAACTTGACCTGTGTTGCATTAATTGAAGGATGTCACCTTACCTCCAAAGTGATGAAGAACAATCGACGCTGCAACTGTAACATTCAATGATGCGGTTCCACCACCATACTGAGGGATGTAGACAAAAAAGTCGCAGATCTCGCACTCCTTCTGCGAGAGTCCTGTACCCTACTAGATGCAATAAAAAATAggaaattataatataaagggcatGCAAATTGCTCTTGTTTATTCAAAGGAATTACATCCCACTTCAGTTTTATCCTAGTCATCCATTGAATATGATCTACAAACTGGAGAAAATGAATTTAACAGTATAACaccatatatttaaatatagtACAATGAAGTATTGCCCTAGCAAGTAATGGTCACCTTGAGTTGAAACAAAGCCTGCAGTTCACACGTGTATCAAGTCTAAAAGGTCTCACACTTTCACTATTATGCTAGTGCTAGCAACTCATGCCAATCTTTCCTCACCCCTCCTGTACTGGCActggccttttttttcttttgagaaaaCTAGAATAGCTATCACAAACTGATGTTTAGAAAAAATACATTGGGGACACTGGAACAGTCCCCCATACAGACAGAAAAGCCTAAAAATTATGGAAGACATTGATGACATTAGATCTGCATTCATTACTCATCAGGGGTGAACAATAATCCACATCCATTGAGCAACAGCTGAATAGCTCAAGGCACTGCCGTCAATTTGACATTATTGAAATTTCCTCACCCAAATGCCCCGAAAAGGGTGGAACCGTGACAGCAACGGTATTTTCTGCGGTATCAGGTAGTCAATCACATTTGTTATGGTATTTCCATAATTTTGTCATTGTGACGGCACCAATAtacttctctcctctttttcacTAGCGGTTTTTATTGTGTTTTAGTAAACATTACGACGCTCATAAAACTCAAGTGGAGCTAACATCCACTCAGGATTCCAAGGGATCACAAAAAAGGGTCAAAATTCCAACAGAATTTGGACGTGTAAGTAAATTGGCAACTGATACACATATCTGCCTGCAAACTAGTACTAATTCCACAGAGTCAATTGAATTTGTGTCATACAAGCAGAAGTACTCAAAATTAATGAGGAATCATGAGAAAATCCGACCCACCCACCTCATTGCCGAAGAGGaaggcggtgctccggcggaaCGGATGGGCCGTCACCGGCAGCGCGTTGTGGGTGATCTCCACGCCGCAAATGTCACACCCCCTCTCGTCCTGCACACACACGCGCGTATGTCAGGCAGCAGGAATGGAAGGGAGAggattagggtttagggtttagggtttagagagagagggagggctGGGTTGGTAGCTCGGATATCGGGGTTGGTGGACCTTGAGGTAGGCGCGGGcgagggggagggaggcgaaGTGGCGGAAGCGGAGGTGGGAGGTGGCGCCGTGGCTGCCGAAGGCGCTGACGTCGCGGCGGCCGAcgaccaccacctccgccacccCGAACGCCGTCGCGCTCCGCGCCAGCGTCCCCACGTTGTGCCGCTTCGCCACGTTgtgcaccaccaccacgctctccaccgccgccgccgccgccgccgccatggccgccactcttttctcctttattttccttttttttttgcttttaattCGCTCTTTTTTTCTCGCTGTGATGTGAAGAAGGGTGGAAATGGACTAGGGAAAATACTACGCGTGAGCCAttccactgacatgtggggttcaCCTGGAGGGTCCATGGAAAGGAAGACACCGTGCCTTCGTCGTAGGCCAGAGATCGTCTGAAAATTGAAGACAATGAAGCTCTTGATGCTGCTGCGTTGAGTGTTTATGATGCAAACTCTCATTTGCAACGCAGGAAATTTCACAGTATTTCATATAAGAAATTTCATAGGAATCTGTTTGTTTATTTACCACCAAAATTGGGAGAAGAGCTCTTGGAACACAATGAGGTCAATGGCGAATCAGACAAAGCCACATAGTACAACCAGACTTATTAACATCATCCATGAACCGAAACCTCAGTTCAGTGAGGATTCCAGGATAAATGGAATAGCTCAGAAGCATCAAAATTCAAACACATTTTGATACTCTTACCTGACAAGAACTAGTTCTGATTGCCTGCAATGCTCAgcgaaaaaaagataaaccaaaAGGAAAAGCATTCAGAAGACAACGCTCTGTACATCATGTATAACCAACACCCATCCCATTATCCATTATCTCTGCGGGGTTTTGATTGATGTGCGACCAACCATGTATATTATTCTCAAAGTTTAACCACTCTCACCACCACTCATTATTCCATCCAAtcttccatccatccatccaaggCAAGCTCAGCAAATCaatcaaaaaaaacaaataaaaagagaaaacaaaatgGTGTATATGAAGAAGTCTAGCAACCGGCGAGGCGGGCGCACACCCTGCGCTGGATGGGGGTCCGGCACGATGGGCACTCCTTCATCCCTTGCTTGTCAT
This window encodes:
- the LOC4337763 gene encoding uncharacterized protein, with the translated sequence MAAAAAAAVESVVVVHNVAKRHNVGTLARSATAFGVAEVVVVGRRDVSAFGSHGATSHLRFRHFASLPLARAYLKDERGCDICGVEITHNALPVTAHPFRRSTAFLFGNEGTGLSQKECEICDFFVYIPQYGGGTASLNVTVAASIVLHHFGVWAGFPERGREGNKFVVADKPKGQSRGLYCTDSIEEVIEERKMRRENACDIFEENGSSEHQESNVLGTMLSD
- the LOC4337762 gene encoding benzyl alcohol O-benzoyltransferase, translating into MAMEKQQLRFSVRRREPELVGPAAPTPRETKRLSDLDDHETLRVQVKFAFFYRAGGEHDAAGVVRRALGEALVPYYPLAGRVREVEERKLVVDCTGEGVLFVEADADVRLEELEEDGDGGGELRPPFPSMDQLLLDVEGSGGGVLGSPLLLVQVTRLLCGGFVLAVRVNHTMCDAIGAAQFLLAVGELARGLPAPTVRPAWCRELLDARSPPAPSFPHREFDVVPPPPPPGDLVTRTFTFTAADVAAIREGLPPRLRGTATTFEALTAFLWRARTAALELPDGEDARLVVIANLRGVAELNLPGGYYGNACVAPTAITTGEALLRRGSLGDAAEMVREAKAAVTAEYARSAADVLVLRGRPLLALSNVFVVSDHRHAGFHRLDLGWGEPAYGGGADVVFGLAFLVSVKNGGGGGESAVGALVSLPPPAMERFASEMEKLYTRPN